In Anomalospiza imberbis isolate Cuckoo-Finch-1a 21T00152 chromosome 19, ASM3175350v1, whole genome shotgun sequence, a genomic segment contains:
- the ST6GALNAC2 gene encoding alpha-N-acetylgalactosaminide alpha-2,6-sialyltransferase 2 gives MGSPHWKRLCLLLLAGLTSSLLLYSHYRATVEAPTSQRIIASLLQPGPLVLAPSGTPHGASSRRWALGGSLESGNSFKPSAELEELEPSRKQPSPCLHSVMARAKADPKFREIFRFNTPVLMWDQHFTLETWNRLKTRHVPYGWQGLSLAVVGSTLQLLNASANRHLFDRAAFPGGCVRCAVVGNGGILNGSRQGKAIDSHDLVFRLNGAVIKGFEEDVGTKVTFYGFTVNTMKNSLISYEEYGFTQIPQGKDVKYIFIPSDVRDYVMLKSAIQGSPVPEGSDKGDDPQKYFGLEASAEKFKLLHPDFLQYLTARFLRSELLNSQYSSLYMPSTGALMLLTALHTCDQVSAYGFITANYEQFSDHYYEVEKKPLVFYANHDMMLEAALWRSLHRAGIITLYQR, from the exons ATGGGGTCCCCGCACTGGAAAAGGCTTTGccttctgctcctggcaggtttaacatcctccctgctcctctaCAGTCACTACCGCGCTACGGTGGAGGCGCCCACCAGCCAGAGGATCATAGCCAG CTTGCTGCAGCCAGGGCCGCTGGTCCTGGCTCCCTCAGGGACACCACATGGAGCCAGCAGCCGCAGGTGGGCTCTTGGAGGCAGCTTGGAGAG TGGGAATTCCTTCAAGCCCTCTGccgagctggaggagctggagcccaGCAGAAAGCAG cccagcccctgcctccaCTCTGTAATGGCCAGAGCAAAGGCAGACCCCAAGTTTCGGGAGATCTTCCGCTTCAACACCCCCGTGCTGATGTGGGACCAGCACTTCACCCTGGAGACCTGGAACAGGCTGAAGACACGACATGTCCCCTATGGCTGGCAAGGCTTGTCCCTCGCAG TGGTGGGCAGCACCCTCCAGCTCCTCAACGCCTCGGCCAACCGGCACCTCTTCGACAGGGCCGCCTTCCCCGGGGGCTGTGTCCGCTGTGCCGTGGTGGGCAACGGTGGCATCCTCAATGGCTCGCGGCAGGGCAAGGCCATCGACAGCCACGACCTGGTCTTCAG gctcaaCGGTGCCGTGATCAAGGGCTTCGAGGAGGACGTCGGCACCAAGGTCACCTTCTACGGCTTCACGGTGAACACCATGAAGAACTCCCTCATCTCCTATGAGGAGTATGGCTTCACCCAGATCCCCCAGGGCAAG gacGTGAAGTACATCTTCATCCCTTCGGATGTCCGTGACTACGTCATGCTGAAATCGGCCATCCAAGGCAGCCCAGTGCCCGAGGGCTCAGACAAGGGGGACGA CCCACAGAAGTATTTTGGACTGGAGGCATCTGCAGAGAAGTTCAAGCTGCTGCATCCTGATTTCTTGCAGTACCTGACAGCAAG GTTCCTGCGGTCAGAGCTCCTCAACTCCCAGTACAGCTCCCTGTACATGCCCAGCACCGGCGCCCTCATGCTCCTCACCGCGCTCCACACCTGTGACCAG GTCAGTGCCTACGGGTTCATCACGGCCAACTACGAGCAGTTCTCAGACCACTACTACGAGGTGGAGAAGAAACCTCTGGTGTTTTATGCCAACCACGACATGATGCTGGAGGCAGCGCTGTGGAGGAGCCTGCACCGCGCAGGGATCATCACCCTCTACCAGCGCTGA